The following coding sequences are from one Pelagovum sp. HNIBRBA483 window:
- a CDS encoding LacI family DNA-binding transcriptional regulator, whose protein sequence is MSGKKRINTMEQLSAEIGVSRATLSRYFQDPSLVRKSTSEKIAHLLTTVDYVPNFLARNMNRKRTGWFGVVLPHLNDLFYMTLLREIERRAEELDFSVLIQNSHGDPEKEVQAVKNLRSMNAEGVIVAPIGAVQNTPAFKRLSEDLPMVFVDARCPGLEKEFSFVGTDNAQSMKLMVDYLRRSGTPPKFLSMPSVNSNSDEREQAYIARMIEVGLEPQVIRGTSSASIWDFESHGYEVMRELIAGGLEVDATILCANDRLAMGALRAANEAGLIGAPDVDGPRLRIAGHDDHPLSQYMWPAMTTVSQDVSRIGRAAVDSISSQARADLDKGRKPVEKLFPAQLCIRNSA, encoded by the coding sequence GTGAGCGGCAAAAAACGTATCAACACGATGGAGCAGTTGTCTGCCGAGATCGGCGTGTCGCGGGCAACCCTGTCGCGGTATTTCCAAGACCCTTCCTTGGTCCGAAAGTCGACCTCAGAGAAAATCGCGCATTTGCTCACGACGGTCGATTATGTGCCGAATTTCCTCGCACGGAATATGAACCGCAAGCGGACAGGCTGGTTCGGTGTTGTGTTGCCGCATTTGAACGACCTGTTCTACATGACATTGCTGCGCGAGATTGAGCGACGTGCGGAGGAGCTGGATTTTTCGGTATTGATCCAGAACTCACACGGTGATCCGGAGAAGGAGGTGCAGGCTGTCAAAAACCTGCGCTCGATGAACGCGGAAGGCGTGATCGTCGCACCGATAGGGGCTGTGCAGAATACACCTGCATTCAAGCGGCTGTCGGAGGATTTGCCGATGGTGTTCGTCGATGCGCGGTGTCCGGGGCTGGAGAAGGAGTTTTCCTTTGTCGGGACGGATAATGCGCAAAGTATGAAGCTTATGGTGGATTACTTGCGCCGTTCGGGGACGCCTCCAAAGTTCTTGAGCATGCCATCGGTGAACAGTAACTCCGATGAACGCGAGCAAGCATACATAGCGCGGATGATCGAAGTTGGGCTTGAGCCGCAAGTGATCAGGGGTACGTCAAGCGCGTCGATCTGGGACTTCGAATCCCATGGTTATGAGGTCATGCGGGAGCTGATCGCAGGTGGCTTGGAAGTGGATGCGACGATTTTGTGCGCCAATGACCGCCTTGCCATGGGCGCGCTCAGGGCTGCCAACGAGGCAGGCCTGATTGGTGCGCCGGATGTGGACGGGCCGCGCTTGCGGATTGCCGGCCATGACGATCATCCGCTGAGCCAGTACATGTGGCCGGCGATGACGACCGTTTCGCAGGACGTTTCCCGCATCGGGCGTGCGGCGGTTGATAGCATATCCAGTCAGGCGCGCGCCGACTTGGATAAGGGGCGCAAGCCGGTAGAGAAGCTCTTTCCCGCGCAGCTTTGTATTCGTAATTCCGCCTAG
- a CDS encoding carbohydrate kinase family protein: MIYTAGEMLAEFVSHEIGCTLQKTTTFSGPYPSGAPAIFIDQVARVGGAAAVIGAVGDDPFGEMLRHRLATDGVDISHLHTSKTLTTGTAFVSYFEDGSRTFVFHMDGTAADDFAAIPTLPQGSTLHISGASLGNPNIRAMIEGMLAQMEGRGTVSYDPNIRPELMRDPSVRQVIDQIITRCDIFLPSDSDIAALYPGQTAETVILDLLEAGKKIVVVKQGANGVLGSDGTAMIRLPALAVHEVDPTGAGDCFCGTLIGLLDQGRPFKEALAAANIAGALHVTRRGPMEWNPTLSDINEHLEIAPA, encoded by the coding sequence ATGATCTACACAGCCGGTGAGATGCTGGCAGAGTTCGTCTCTCACGAGATCGGCTGCACCCTCCAGAAGACGACAACCTTCTCAGGGCCTTACCCAAGTGGCGCACCTGCGATCTTCATCGATCAGGTCGCGCGCGTGGGCGGGGCAGCAGCGGTGATCGGCGCCGTCGGCGATGACCCGTTTGGCGAGATGTTGCGGCACCGGCTGGCGACGGACGGGGTGGACATCTCCCACTTGCACACCAGCAAGACCCTGACCACGGGAACCGCGTTCGTGTCCTATTTCGAAGACGGTTCCCGCACTTTCGTCTTTCACATGGACGGCACAGCGGCAGATGATTTCGCCGCAATCCCGACGCTGCCGCAGGGATCGACCTTGCATATCTCCGGCGCGTCACTCGGCAACCCGAATATCCGCGCGATGATCGAAGGCATGCTCGCGCAAATGGAAGGCCGTGGCACCGTCAGCTACGACCCCAACATCCGGCCCGAACTCATGCGCGATCCTTCCGTTCGCCAGGTGATTGATCAGATCATCACCCGTTGTGACATCTTCCTGCCCAGCGACTCCGATATTGCAGCCCTCTACCCGGGCCAAACAGCGGAAACCGTCATTCTCGACCTGCTCGAAGCAGGCAAGAAAATCGTCGTGGTAAAACAGGGCGCAAACGGCGTCCTCGGGTCGGATGGAACCGCCATGATCCGCCTCCCCGCACTCGCGGTCCACGAGGTCGACCCAACCGGCGCGGGCGATTGCTTCTGCGGCACGCTGATCGGTCTGCTGGACCAAGGCCGCCCCTTCAAGGAGGCGCTGGCGGCAGCAAATATCGCAGGCGCACTTCACGTCACGCGGCGCGGCCCGATGGAATGGAACCCGACCCTCTCCGACATTAACGAACATCTAGAGATCGCACCGGCATGA
- a CDS encoding class II D-tagatose-bisphosphate aldolase, non-catalytic subunit, with protein MSIDLKDLVAQNRNEAPTALPSFCTANAYVLREITRFAAEHNLPALIEATCNQVNQFGGYTGQKPAAYAASLRTLARDAGMSSSNLILGGDHLGPNPWRHLPAEVAMDHAKTLVKDYVEAGFTKIHLDASMACGGEPTPSFELVAQRSAALCAVAESHAPDPSALSYVIGTEVPVPGGESDDMSGISVTTPERLAETIETHRTAFDAAGVPQGIEKAIAVVVQPGVDFSHEAVFHYDRAKALGLKAAIQNHDNIAFEAHSTDYQSTENLSHLVSDHSVILKVGPELTFRFREGVMALDQIEGALHLPNPAALKASILRAMADAPEDWKNYYQGSVDHIAYLKLYSLSDRIRYYWDRPAVAAAFEQLMANFKSHPITAAMASQFGATFPVSAANVGPDALISPRIETTLARYYRACRWVD; from the coding sequence ATGAGCATTGATTTGAAAGACCTCGTGGCGCAAAACCGCAACGAAGCGCCAACCGCGCTTCCAAGCTTTTGCACAGCCAACGCCTATGTCCTGCGCGAAATCACGCGCTTCGCCGCAGAGCACAACCTTCCTGCGCTGATCGAGGCCACCTGCAATCAGGTTAACCAATTCGGCGGTTATACGGGGCAAAAACCGGCGGCCTACGCCGCGTCGCTTCGCACTCTTGCGCGAGACGCCGGAATGTCTTCGAGCAACCTCATCCTCGGTGGCGACCACCTCGGCCCGAACCCGTGGCGCCACCTGCCCGCTGAAGTGGCAATGGACCATGCCAAGACCCTCGTGAAAGATTATGTCGAAGCGGGCTTCACCAAGATCCATCTTGACGCAAGCATGGCCTGCGGCGGAGAGCCGACACCCTCTTTCGAGTTGGTCGCGCAGCGATCCGCAGCGCTTTGCGCCGTTGCCGAAAGCCATGCACCTGACCCATCCGCGCTAAGCTATGTGATCGGCACCGAGGTTCCCGTCCCCGGCGGTGAATCGGACGATATGTCCGGTATCAGCGTCACCACCCCCGAGCGGCTTGCGGAGACGATTGAGACGCACCGCACCGCCTTTGACGCCGCAGGCGTTCCGCAAGGTATCGAAAAAGCCATCGCCGTTGTGGTCCAACCGGGGGTCGATTTTTCCCATGAGGCCGTATTCCACTATGACCGCGCAAAAGCACTGGGCCTGAAGGCCGCAATCCAAAACCACGACAACATCGCCTTCGAGGCTCATTCGACGGACTACCAGAGCACCGAAAACCTGTCACATCTGGTATCCGACCACTCCGTCATCCTGAAGGTCGGCCCTGAGCTGACATTCCGCTTTCGCGAAGGGGTCATGGCGCTCGATCAGATCGAGGGCGCATTACATCTGCCCAATCCGGCAGCACTCAAAGCGTCCATCCTTCGCGCAATGGCAGACGCGCCGGAGGACTGGAAAAACTATTATCAAGGATCAGTCGACCACATCGCATATCTGAAGCTCTACAGCCTGAGCGATCGCATTCGATACTACTGGGACCGGCCTGCCGTTGCCGCCGCTTTCGAACAGCTTATGGCCAACTTCAAAAGCCACCCCATCACCGCAGCGATGGCCTCACAATTTGGCGCAACATTCCCCGTTTCAGCGGCGAATGTCGGTCCCGACGCGCTGATCTCGCCGCGCATCGAAACCACCCTCGCCCGCTACTACCGCGCCTGTCGGTGGGTCGACTAA
- a CDS encoding ectoine synthase, whose amino-acid sequence MIVRDFNEIIEKERDRVVSDAQWSSVRMLLADDGMGFSFHITFLEPGSEHTFEYKNHFESVYCIQGRGAITDIATGETHIIKPGVMYALDQHDRHILRADEELVMACCFNPPVTGKEVHREDGSYAAADDLETT is encoded by the coding sequence ATGATTGTACGCGATTTCAACGAGATAATCGAAAAAGAGCGTGATCGCGTTGTCTCTGACGCCCAGTGGAGCAGCGTGCGTATGCTGCTGGCGGATGATGGAATGGGCTTTTCCTTCCACATCACCTTTTTGGAGCCGGGGTCGGAGCATACGTTTGAATACAAAAATCACTTCGAGAGCGTTTATTGCATTCAGGGTCGCGGTGCGATCACTGACATCGCAACCGGCGAAACGCACATCATCAAACCTGGCGTGATGTATGCGCTGGATCAGCATGATCGCCATATCCTGCGGGCTGATGAAGAGCTTGTCATGGCGTGTTGCTTCAATCCTCCGGTGACGGGGAAGGAAGTGCATCGCGAAGATGGCTCCTATGCCGCTGCGGACGATCTCGAAACAACCTGA
- the ectB gene encoding diaminobutyrate--2-oxoglutarate transaminase, with protein sequence MSTNPTDISVFKRRESEARSYCRGFDKVFTSASGSEMISRDGERYIDFLAGCSSLNYGHNDPDLKDALIAHIQADGIAHGLDMHTDTKAAFISAFEKLILAPRDMAHKLMFTGPTGANAVEAALKIARKATGRTNVVAFTNGFHGVTQGALAATGNSYHRGGAGTALSDVTRIPYEDYFPGCGDTADFLEAMLNDRSSGLDAPAAIILETVQGEGGLNAASPAWLQRIAELARKAGALLIVDDVQAGCGRTGTFFSFEEMGISPDIITMAKSISGFGLPMGLVLVKPEYDVMGPAEHNGTFRGNTHAFVTARAALEKFWANDAFQHDIARRAQIVEDGLQSIADMIDGARLKGRNMMRGVDVGSGALASDICALAFERGLIIETSGPEDEVVKILAPLTTPDETLLAGLDILIGATQDVVNAQKFAAE encoded by the coding sequence ATGTCTACGAACCCAACAGATATTTCCGTCTTTAAACGCCGTGAATCTGAGGCCCGCAGCTATTGCCGCGGGTTTGACAAGGTCTTCACCTCGGCCAGCGGCTCCGAAATGATCTCCCGCGATGGGGAGCGCTATATCGACTTCCTCGCGGGCTGTTCTTCTTTGAACTATGGTCACAATGATCCCGACCTCAAGGATGCCTTGATCGCGCATATTCAGGCGGACGGTATTGCGCATGGACTGGACATGCATACCGATACCAAGGCCGCATTCATCTCGGCGTTCGAAAAGCTGATCCTCGCCCCGCGTGACATGGCTCACAAGCTCATGTTCACAGGGCCGACGGGAGCGAATGCCGTGGAAGCGGCGCTGAAAATCGCCCGCAAAGCAACTGGCCGTACCAATGTCGTTGCTTTCACCAATGGCTTTCATGGTGTCACGCAGGGTGCTTTGGCCGCAACGGGTAACAGCTACCATCGGGGCGGCGCGGGTACGGCGCTGAGCGACGTGACGCGGATTCCGTATGAGGACTACTTCCCCGGCTGTGGTGATACGGCTGATTTTCTGGAAGCGATGCTCAACGACCGCTCCAGTGGACTGGACGCCCCTGCTGCGATCATTCTTGAGACGGTGCAGGGCGAGGGTGGATTGAATGCCGCAAGTCCGGCATGGCTGCAACGGATCGCGGAGCTGGCTCGCAAGGCGGGCGCGCTGCTGATTGTCGATGATGTGCAGGCGGGCTGTGGCCGTACTGGCACGTTCTTCTCATTCGAGGAGATGGGTATTTCTCCCGATATCATCACGATGGCGAAATCCATCTCGGGCTTCGGGCTGCCGATGGGGCTGGTGTTGGTCAAGCCGGAGTATGACGTGATGGGCCCCGCCGAGCACAACGGCACCTTTCGCGGCAACACGCATGCGTTCGTTACCGCGCGCGCAGCGTTGGAAAAATTCTGGGCGAATGATGCGTTTCAGCACGATATTGCCCGCCGTGCGCAAATCGTGGAGGACGGTCTGCAATCCATTGCCGACATGATCGATGGTGCGCGCCTGAAAGGGCGTAACATGATGCGCGGCGTCGACGTTGGCAGCGGTGCGCTCGCCAGTGACATCTGCGCCCTTGCCTTCGAGCGGGGATTGATCATCGAAACCTCCGGACCGGAGGATGAAGTCGTCAAGATCCTCGCGCCGCTCACAACACCGGACGAAACCTTGCTAGCCGGTTTGGATATCCTGATTGGTGCGACGCAAGACGTTGTGAACGCGCAGAAATTCGCAGCGGAGTGA
- the ectA gene encoding diaminobutyrate acetyltransferase, with amino-acid sequence MQHPAHPMRSDSPSLRKPTAKVGADIWKLVRACRPLDENSMYCNLLQSDHFAETCVLAEMAGEVVGWVSAYVMPNEPDTLFVWQVAVSEVARGQGLSGLMLQNIVNRPQCRGVTRLQTTITADNDASWALFRKFARLQGGELDVDPYYTQSLHFQDRHKTEFMVTIPLAKRLQLAA; translated from the coding sequence ATGCAACACCCCGCTCACCCGATGCGCAGCGACTCGCCTTCGTTGCGTAAACCAACGGCCAAAGTTGGCGCAGATATCTGGAAGCTCGTGAGAGCGTGCCGCCCGCTCGATGAAAACTCGATGTATTGCAACTTGCTGCAAAGCGATCACTTCGCCGAAACTTGCGTTCTGGCCGAGATGGCGGGCGAAGTTGTGGGCTGGGTTTCTGCCTATGTGATGCCGAACGAGCCTGATACGCTGTTTGTGTGGCAGGTCGCCGTGTCTGAAGTGGCGCGCGGGCAAGGCCTGAGCGGCTTGATGCTGCAAAATATTGTGAACCGTCCGCAATGTCGCGGTGTGACCCGTCTGCAAACGACCATCACCGCAGACAATGATGCGTCGTGGGCGCTGTTCCGCAAGTTTGCGCGCCTTCAGGGCGGGGAGCTGGACGTGGATCCCTACTACACGCAATCGCTGCATTTTCAGGATCGGCACAAGACCGAGTTCATGGTCACCATACCGCTGGCTAAGCGGCTGCAACTGGCCGCGTAA
- a CDS encoding MarR family winged helix-turn-helix transcriptional regulator, whose protein sequence is MDRIDSSLIALRRIVRATELFGREIRQSTGITPTQFRVLQIISEQGYATAKAISLRMRISQGTVTSLVDKLVRDGLAVREKSSQDRRQINIVLTDAGRTILEDAPDPLQQRFVRKFAAMDDWEQAMLVASLERVAAMLDAEEMDASPVLDTGEIRPAE, encoded by the coding sequence GTGGACCGGATTGATAGCAGTTTGATTGCCCTGAGGCGGATCGTCCGCGCGACAGAGCTGTTCGGTCGGGAAATTCGTCAGTCAACGGGCATCACGCCGACCCAGTTTCGCGTTCTGCAAATCATCTCGGAGCAGGGCTACGCCACCGCCAAAGCGATCTCACTCCGCATGCGGATTTCCCAAGGCACGGTCACATCGCTGGTCGATAAGCTGGTGCGCGACGGCTTGGCGGTACGCGAAAAATCCAGCCAGGACCGGCGGCAGATCAACATCGTGCTTACCGATGCCGGACGCACCATTCTGGAGGACGCCCCCGACCCGCTCCAACAGCGGTTCGTCCGAAAATTCGCCGCGATGGATGACTGGGAACAAGCAATGCTCGTCGCCAGCCTCGAACGTGTCGCCGCCATGCTGGACGCCGAGGAAATGGACGCCTCTCCCGTCCTCGATACTGGCGAAATCCGGCCAGCCGAATAG
- a CDS encoding LysR family transcriptional regulator, whose translation MDKWAELRTAYQVARLGTVSAAAEALGFHRATVIRHIDVLEAELGGPLFIRHARGYALTELGEDVLRVAQKTEELIDDMAGRANGAKAEISGEIKLTLLAPFAGLLMKAITRFREENPHCRVQIDVSEDLARLEYGEAQIALRAGTKPDHPDYVVRFFGRYGFNLYAHDNYIRRFGLPEGPDDMSGHQFVVSAVGGGRLPFRSWIDDHAHPEMIALESRNIEVNIAAMSAGIGMGFIADHEAAARGGFHAVLPPNKDWTAPLWLVTHVDLHRTEKVQAMLGCIKSELQNE comes from the coding sequence ATGGATAAATGGGCCGAGCTGCGCACCGCATATCAGGTTGCAAGATTGGGGACGGTCAGCGCTGCTGCTGAGGCGCTTGGCTTTCACCGCGCGACGGTCATCCGTCACATCGATGTGTTGGAGGCTGAACTGGGCGGGCCTCTGTTTATCCGTCACGCGCGCGGCTATGCGTTGACTGAACTGGGCGAAGACGTTCTGCGGGTCGCGCAAAAAACCGAGGAACTGATCGACGATATGGCGGGCCGTGCAAACGGTGCCAAGGCCGAGATTTCAGGTGAGATCAAGCTGACCCTGCTTGCGCCGTTTGCCGGGCTGTTGATGAAGGCGATCACGCGCTTCAGGGAGGAGAACCCCCATTGCCGTGTCCAGATCGATGTAAGCGAAGACCTCGCGCGGCTTGAATATGGTGAGGCCCAAATCGCCCTGCGCGCTGGCACAAAGCCTGACCACCCAGACTATGTTGTGCGTTTCTTCGGGCGCTACGGCTTTAACCTTTATGCCCATGACAACTACATCCGCCGGTTTGGACTGCCGGAAGGCCCCGACGATATGAGCGGCCATCAATTTGTCGTTTCAGCTGTTGGAGGTGGCCGCCTGCCGTTCCGATCTTGGATAGATGACCACGCGCACCCCGAGATGATCGCGCTGGAGTCTCGGAACATCGAGGTCAACATCGCGGCAATGTCGGCGGGCATTGGCATGGGCTTTATCGCGGACCACGAAGCTGCTGCCCGCGGCGGCTTTCATGCTGTTCTGCCGCCGAACAAGGATTGGACCGCGCCGCTATGGCTCGTCACGCATGTTGATCTGCACCGGACTGAAAAAGTGCAGGCTATGCTGGGCTGCATCAAATCCGAACTTCAGAACGAATAA
- a CDS encoding DoxX family protein yields the protein MTYLSLGLRIVLTLAFIGAGGAKLTGVEMMVTTFDQIGFGQGFRYVTGLIELTGAALLWLPRRQVIGAAVLGGTMVGAVLTHWFIIGPSAVPAIVLGLLSAAVLYIYRAQIPEILGTARRSQA from the coding sequence ATGACGTATCTTTCTCTCGGCCTTCGTATCGTTCTGACTCTCGCATTCATTGGCGCGGGCGGCGCCAAGCTCACAGGGGTCGAGATGATGGTCACTACCTTTGATCAGATCGGCTTTGGTCAGGGCTTTCGCTATGTTACCGGCCTGATCGAGCTTACTGGCGCGGCCTTGCTCTGGTTGCCGCGTCGTCAGGTCATCGGCGCCGCTGTCCTAGGCGGCACAATGGTTGGGGCGGTCCTGACGCACTGGTTCATCATAGGGCCATCAGCCGTTCCCGCAATCGTGCTCGGCCTCCTCTCGGCGGCGGTTCTGTACATCTACCGCGCTCAGATTCCCGAGATCCTCGGCACGGCGCGGCGGTCGCAAGCTTGA
- a CDS encoding glutamate synthase-related protein, with product MSQDVPIIAAKVPTKVELEEGKTYFWCRCGRSKNQPFCDGSHAGTGLKPLKFTAEKTGAATLCQCKSSANAPFCDGSHTKLGDLAVGDPSPAPKSDVPQATPTAEEPTVARIHALAKDGLSKLGHHGEMGAMGVPRKDLPHWDDIQILPAQMARKPLLDDAPVATSVTIGPRAAKPLQLDIPLFVSDMSFGALSEEAKTALARGAEMAGTGICSGEGGMLPEEQAENSRYFYELASARFGWSLDHVARVQAFHFKGGQGAKTGTGGHLPGEKVQGKIAEVRGLEPGQAAISPATFPDLHTPADFRQLADQVRERSGGIPIGFKLSANHIEDDIDFALEASADYIILDGRGGGTGAAPLIFRDHISVPTIPALARARRYLDAKTGREVTLVITGGLRMPEDFVKAMALGADAIAVSNSAMQAVGCIAARICNSNNCPVGVATQKPELRKRLDVQVGAERLARYFGASVELMQVLARACGHDSLSGFTPRDITAWKRDVAELSGIRFAGVSPSA from the coding sequence ATGAGCCAAGACGTTCCCATCATCGCAGCCAAGGTTCCAACCAAGGTCGAGTTGGAAGAGGGCAAGACCTACTTCTGGTGCCGCTGCGGCCGCTCAAAAAACCAGCCGTTTTGCGATGGCTCACATGCAGGCACGGGGCTTAAGCCGCTCAAGTTCACCGCCGAGAAGACCGGCGCGGCAACCCTGTGCCAATGTAAATCCAGCGCGAATGCGCCCTTCTGCGACGGCTCACACACAAAGTTAGGCGATCTCGCCGTGGGCGACCCGTCGCCCGCACCCAAATCAGATGTTCCGCAAGCCACGCCAACGGCTGAGGAACCGACGGTCGCGCGGATTCATGCGCTGGCAAAGGACGGCCTGTCAAAGCTCGGCCACCACGGCGAGATGGGCGCGATGGGTGTGCCACGCAAAGACCTGCCGCATTGGGACGATATCCAGATTCTCCCCGCACAGATGGCGCGCAAACCCCTCTTGGATGACGCGCCAGTGGCGACCTCTGTTACCATCGGCCCGCGCGCGGCAAAGCCCTTGCAACTCGATATTCCGCTCTTCGTGTCCGACATGAGCTTCGGCGCTCTGTCGGAGGAGGCGAAAACAGCCCTTGCCCGCGGTGCGGAGATGGCCGGCACCGGCATCTGTTCCGGCGAGGGGGGTATGCTGCCCGAAGAACAGGCCGAAAACAGCCGTTATTTCTACGAACTGGCATCGGCGCGTTTCGGATGGTCGCTCGATCATGTTGCGCGGGTACAAGCCTTTCACTTCAAAGGCGGCCAAGGAGCCAAGACAGGCACCGGCGGACATCTTCCCGGCGAAAAGGTGCAAGGCAAAATCGCCGAGGTACGCGGGCTGGAGCCGGGGCAAGCCGCGATCTCGCCAGCCACTTTCCCCGACCTGCACACGCCCGCTGATTTCCGCCAGCTTGCGGATCAGGTGCGCGAGCGTTCGGGTGGCATTCCCATCGGCTTCAAACTATCTGCCAACCATATCGAGGATGACATCGACTTCGCGCTTGAGGCTAGTGCCGATTACATCATCCTCGACGGGCGCGGTGGCGGCACCGGCGCGGCCCCGCTGATCTTCCGCGACCATATCTCCGTCCCGACGATCCCGGCATTGGCACGCGCCCGCAGGTATCTGGACGCCAAAACCGGGCGCGAGGTCACGCTTGTCATCACCGGCGGCCTGCGGATGCCCGAGGATTTCGTCAAGGCAATGGCGCTCGGTGCGGATGCCATCGCGGTGAGCAATTCCGCCATGCAGGCCGTGGGCTGCATCGCCGCGCGGATCTGTAACTCCAACAATTGCCCTGTCGGTGTGGCGACCCAAAAGCCCGAACTACGCAAGCGGCTGGATGTTCAAGTCGGCGCGGAACGTCTGGCGCGGTATTTCGGCGCAAGCGTTGAGCTGATGCAGGTGCTCGCCCGCGCCTGCGGGCATGACAGCCTGTCGGGCTTCACCCCGCGCGATATCACCGCATGGAAACGCGATGTCGCGGAACTCAGCGGCATTCGTTTCGCTGGTGTTTCGCCCAGCGCATAG
- a CDS encoding hemerythrin domain-containing protein, translating into MLDTYHIRDTEMPADMQTLLERYPRDGWEGHPGFRDKTRHWLGAHRMFRRVAGRIRLDTEAVLNKDTTLDDYAARLSYLGGNLVGNLHGHHGWEDRSYFPELAAAEPRFAAGLDLLEQDHADLDRVLDDFTRQANRVIKLSALDEAQAHDEAGAVHEISQVIEAFLKRHLTDEEDLAIPIILHHRLRG; encoded by the coding sequence ATGCTTGATACCTATCACATCCGCGACACAGAGATGCCTGCCGACATGCAAACCCTTCTGGAGCGCTACCCCCGCGATGGGTGGGAAGGGCATCCCGGCTTCCGCGATAAGACACGCCACTGGCTCGGCGCGCATCGGATGTTCCGCCGCGTGGCAGGGCGCATCCGGCTGGATACCGAGGCCGTACTGAACAAGGATACGACCCTCGATGATTATGCCGCGCGTCTGTCCTACCTTGGCGGTAATCTGGTTGGAAACCTGCACGGCCATCATGGGTGGGAGGACCGCAGCTATTTCCCCGAACTTGCCGCCGCGGAGCCACGCTTCGCAGCCGGCCTCGATCTGCTGGAACAGGACCATGCCGATCTGGACAGGGTGCTCGATGATTTTACCCGCCAAGCCAATCGTGTGATCAAACTATCGGCGCTTGATGAGGCTCAAGCGCATGACGAGGCAGGTGCGGTTCATGAAATCAGTCAAGTCATCGAGGCGTTTCTGAAGCGTCATTTGACGGATGAAGAAGACCTCGCCATTCCGATCATCCTGCATCATCGGCTCAGAGGATAG
- a CDS encoding glutathione S-transferase C-terminal domain-containing protein, protein MTKDIATEEDQSGAAERRARGEFVRGLSGFRHAIGDGDFPPEPGRYHLFVAMNCPWCHRAILARNVLGLQQGITMDVAFPNRTDEDDPEGPNLWQFAPDKIATLTGNTLPECTYETGTGKGLRLAKQIYLAEGSDEQSLPILFDKVSGRIVSNESAEIIRMLDTHAEALGSTIPTANRVRLCPENPTQWQEIHALNERIYTTINNGAYKAGFSSDQAVYAAAFDAYFYTLAALDALLSDGRPFLTGAAFTEADLRLFPTLYRHDPVYYVRMKLNGARILDYPHLWRWLCRVHALPGIATAGSLIHCRQGYFGRSWNRVVPKGPLKPMEYPEAYNHPELALRG, encoded by the coding sequence ATGACCAAAGACATCGCGACCGAAGAAGACCAATCAGGCGCCGCCGAACGCCGCGCGCGGGGTGAATTCGTGCGCGGCCTCAGCGGCTTTCGCCACGCCATCGGTGATGGGGATTTCCCGCCCGAGCCAGGCCGGTATCACCTGTTTGTTGCGATGAACTGCCCGTGGTGCCATCGCGCGATCCTCGCGCGTAATGTACTGGGCCTCCAGCAGGGCATCACGATGGATGTGGCCTTCCCGAACCGGACCGATGAGGACGATCCGGAAGGGCCCAACCTGTGGCAGTTCGCGCCTGACAAGATTGCCACGCTGACCGGCAACACCTTGCCCGAATGCACTTACGAAACAGGCACCGGAAAAGGGCTGCGCCTCGCCAAGCAGATCTATCTGGCCGAAGGCTCCGATGAACAGTCCCTGCCAATCCTGTTCGACAAAGTCTCCGGCCGGATTGTCAGCAACGAAAGCGCCGAGATCATCCGCATGCTCGATACACATGCCGAGGCCTTGGGAAGCACCATTCCCACCGCCAACCGGGTGCGCCTCTGTCCCGAGAACCCGACCCAGTGGCAGGAAATCCACGCGCTGAATGAACGGATTTATACGACGATCAACAACGGCGCTTACAAAGCGGGGTTTTCGTCGGATCAAGCGGTGTATGCCGCCGCTTTTGATGCCTATTTCTACACCCTCGCCGCGCTTGATGCCTTGCTGTCGGATGGCCGCCCCTTCCTGACGGGGGCCGCCTTCACCGAAGCCGACCTGCGCCTGTTTCCAACGCTCTACCGTCATGATCCTGTCTACTATGTACGGATGAAACTGAACGGCGCGCGCATCCTTGATTACCCCCACCTATGGCGTTGGCTCTGCCGTGTTCACGCGCTGCCTGGAATCGCCACAGCGGGTTCGCTGATACACTGCCGCCAAGGCTATTTTGGGCGCAGCTGGAACCGGGTGGTGCCCAAAGGTCCGCTAAAGCCAATGGAATATCCCGAGGCCTACAATCACCCTGAGCTTGCTCTGCGGGGCTAA